Proteins encoded together in one Carya illinoinensis cultivar Pawnee chromosome 3, C.illinoinensisPawnee_v1, whole genome shotgun sequence window:
- the LOC122303986 gene encoding pentatricopeptide repeat-containing protein At2g20710, mitochondrial-like produces MKLFRSNPSRGNAISRVFGAFFYHTETIASSAPQIDSLYNRISRAGDPRFPIVRVIDQWLKEGRDVQNSDLYRFIKQLRKYRRFKQALQISEWLSEQRNHYLSPGGIAVRLDLISKVNGLQEAEKYFDSIPDTSRITIPVYGALLNCYAEHKSLDKAEATMQKMGELGFLKSPLSYNVMLTLYSLMGKTEKLESLILEMENKGIDWDMYTVNIRLKAYVATSDIKGIEKLLMKMEADPEITIEWNTYAVAANGYSKAGLHEKTIEMLKKAEQLVSSKTRKSAYETFLTLYAAIQNKAEVYRIWTLYEGMGNVWNSGYLCMMSSLVKLDDLDGAEKILEEWESVTTLLDFRIPRVLITAYCKKGLLEKAEAYIDRLKASGMEVDLITWDRLASGYHAHGQVEKAVEAMKQALLAGIPGYKPNRFILAEHLEYLKEKGDVEAAEEILRLLRENCHFSTGICEKLRSYIRVESPSCRKGI; encoded by the exons ATGAAGCTGTTTCGCTCAAATCCATCGCGCGGCAATGCCATTTCGAGGGTTTTCGGTGCTTTCTTCTATCATACCGAAACCATAGCCAGTTCTGCGCCCCAAATCGACTCTCTCTACAATCGCATTTCGCGGGCCGGTGATCCTAGGTTTCCGATCGTCCGAGTGATCGACCAGTGGCTCAAAGAAGGACGAGACGTCCAGAATTCCGACCTTTATAGATTTATCAAGCAGCTTCGCAAATATCGTCGCTTCAAACAAGCTTTACAG ATATCTGAATGGTTGAGTGAGCAAAGGAACCATTACCTATCCCCTGGAGGCATTGCAGTTCGGCTAGATTTGATCTCTAAAGTTAATGGCCTACAAGAAGCAGAGAAGTATTTTGATAGCATCCCTGACACTTCAAGAATCACCATCCCCGTTTATGGTGCTCTGTTAAACTGCTATGCAGAACATAAATCTTTGGATAAAGCAGAGGCAACCATGCAGAAGATGGGGGAGCTAGGTTTTCTGAAATCACCTCTGTCTTATAATGTTATGTTAACTCTCTATTCTCTGATGGGTAAAACTGAGAAACTAGAGAGTCTAATACTAGAGATGGAAAATAAGGGCATTGACTGGGATATGTACACAGTTAACATTAGGTTGAAAGCTTATGTAGCCACGTCTGACATTAAGGGAATAGAGAAACTTTTAATGAAGATGGAAGCTGATCCTGAAATCACCATCGAGTGGAATACTTATGCTGTTGCAGCAAATGGATACTCAAAAGCTGGCTTACATGAAAAGACTATAGAAATGCTGAAGAAAGCAGAGCAACTCGTTAGCAGTAAAACAAGGAAGTCTGCTTATGAAACATTCCTCACTTTATACGCGGCTATTCAGAATAAAGCGGAGGTGTATCGTATTTGGACTTTGTATGAAGGGATGGGGAACGTCTGGAACTCGGGCTATCTTTGTATGATGAGCTCGTTAGTAAAGCTGGATGACTTGGATGGTGCTGAGAAGATTCTGGAGGAGTGGGAATCTGTAACTACTTTGCTCGACTTTCGGATTCCACGTGTGCTGATCACtgcttattgcaagaagggtctTTTGGAAAAGGCTGAAGCATATATAGACAGGCTTAAAGCGAGTGGGATGGAGGTAGACTTAATCACATGGGATCGCCTGGCAAGTGGATATCATGCACATGGTCAGGTGGAGAAGGCAGTGGAGGCAATGAAGCAAGCACTGTTGGCAGGTATACCGGGATACAAGCCCAACCGTTTTATTTTGGCTGAACATCTCGAGTACTTGAAAGAGAAGGGAGATGTGGAAGCGGCAGAGGAGATTTTGAGGTTACTTAgagaaaattgtcatttttcaacTGGTATTTGTGAAAAATTACGAAGTTATATTCGTGTTGAAAGTCCATCTTGTAGAAAAGGCATTTAA